A genomic region of Prionailurus bengalensis isolate Pbe53 chromosome D1, Fcat_Pben_1.1_paternal_pri, whole genome shotgun sequence contains the following coding sequences:
- the BTG4 gene encoding protein BTG4: protein MRDEIATAVFFVTRLVKKHDKLSKQKIEDFAEKLTTILFETYRSHWHTDCPSKGQAFRCIRINNSRDKDPILERACAESNVDFSHLGLPKEMTIWVDPFEVCCRYGEKNHPFTIASFKGRWDEWELSQQVSCAVNRATLDYASGISSDEESCNKEPQIIPKVSNPKSIYQVENFKQSFQSWFHVSRKKNMADGRMGLLGNAYALHKNHKRPRPAAIYRVDRYHWVNTNR, encoded by the exons ATGAGAGATGAAATTGCAACAGCCGTTTTCTTTGTCACAAGATTGGTGAAAAAACATGATAAACTGAgtaaacagaaaatagaagactTTGCAGAAAAGCTGACGACAATCTTGTTTGAAACCTACAGAAGTCACTGGCACACCGACTGCCCTTCTAAAGGGCAAGCGTTCAG GTGTATCAGGATAAATAATAGTCGGGATAAAGATCCCATTCTAGAAAGGGCTTGTGCTGAAAGTAACGTGGATTTTTCTCACCTGGGACTTCCAAAGGAGATGACCATATGGGTAGATCCCTTTGAAGTGTGCTGTAG GTACGGTGAGAAAAATCATCCATTTACAATTGCTTCTTTTAAAGGCAGATGGGACGAATGGGAGCTTTCCCAACAGGTCAGCTGTGCTGTTAATCGAGCTACATTAGACTACGCCTCTGGCATTTCCTCTGATGAAGAAAGTTGTAACAAAGAACCGCAGATCATTCCTAAAGTCAGCAATCCAAAGAGTATTTATCAG gttgaaAACTTTAAACAGTCCTTTCAATCTTGGTTCCATGTCTCCCGCAAAAAGAATATGGCAGATGGCCGTATGGGCCTCCTAGGAAATGCTTATGCATTGCATAAAAATCATAAGCGTCCGAGGCCTGCTGCTATCTACCGGGTAGACAGGTACCACTGGGTCAACACTAACCGATAA